A region of Plectropomus leopardus isolate mb chromosome 16, YSFRI_Pleo_2.0, whole genome shotgun sequence DNA encodes the following proteins:
- the LOC121955621 gene encoding mRNA decay activator protein ZFP36L1-like, with amino-acid sequence MTATIISPFFEYREASNKYSKMFNYSNNNNSLGGPPLTSVPCSSAKLSPCTPTGSLLDRKAVGAPSAGGLFQRRHSISLPNANFSQNQFVNSLKRDPSVLLGSGCGNNKENHFRERSYSELGDRLWPNSQACGSGQVNSSRYKTELCRPFEENGTCKYGDKCQFAHGMHELRSLSRHPKYKTELCRTFHTIGFCPYGPRCHFIHNAEERRGPPPLSSFNKMERPRLQHSFSFAGFPSSSGRQDSPTSVTPPPMFSTEDLTEWQSNPFPYSNQELANLFSPSSGPPPVSEGPAPPSPCLFQPMLESSPSPPDSMSDQEGEQSSPGSQSGSESPLLDASRRLPIFSRLSVSDD; translated from the coding sequence TACAGTAAGATGTTTAactacagcaacaacaacaacagtctTGGTGGACCTCCGCTGACGTCTGTCCCATGCTCCAGTGCCAAACTCTCCCCCTGCACTCCCACTGGGTCCCTGTTGGACAGGAAAGCAGTGGGGGCCCCCTCTGCAGGAGGGCTGTTTCAGCGCCGTCACTCAATCAGCCTCCCCAATGCAAATTTCAGTCAGAACCAGTTTGTCAACAGCCTTAAAAGGGATCCCTCAGTGCTGCTGGGCAGCGGCTGCGGCAACAACAAGGAGAACCATTTCCGCGAGCGCTCCTACTCCGAGCTGGGGGATCGGCTGTGGCCCAACAGTCAGGCATGTGGAAGCGGCCAAGTCAACTCAAGCCGCTACAAGACGGAGCTGTGCCGGCCCTTTGAGGAGAACGGCACCTGTAAGTATGGTGACAAGTGCCAGTTCGCCCACGGCATGCACGAGCTGCGCAGCCTGAGCCGCCACCCCAAGTACAAGACCGAGCTGTGCCGGACCTTCCACACCATTGGCTTCTGTCCGTACGGCCCCCGCTGCCACTTCATCCACAACGCAGAGGAGCGCCGAGGGCCCCCGCCCCTCTCATCCTTCAACAAGATGGAGCGCCCAAGGCTGCAGCACAGCTTCAGCTTTGCCGGCTTCCCCAGCTCCAGCGGGCGCCAAGACAGCCCCACCTCCGTCACCCCTCCACCCATGTTCTCTACCGAGGACCTGACGGAGTGGCAGAGCAACCCGTTTCCATACTCCAACCAGGAGCTCGCCAACCTGTTCAGCCCCAGCTCTGGGCCCCCGCCTGTGTCTGAGGGTCCGGCCCCACCTTCCCCTTGCCTTTTCCAACCGATGTTAGAGAGCTCCCCAAGCCCGCCCGACTCTATGTCTGACCAGGAGGGCGAGCAGAGCAGCCCGGGCAGCCAGAGCGGCTCCGAGTCCCCGCTCCTGGACGCCTCCCGCCGCCTCCCTATCTTCAGCCGGCTCTCTGTGTCTGATGATTAA